caatggattgattgatcctgttcctctccaagatactcgttaggtgacccgaaagcactgggaatatatcaactaagactgcttaccgtgccttaagataggtagttggctgactaccagagaacatcttaggaatctcacctcctaactccctggtttttaaaatggaatcttagcctatgatggcgcccttcctgttcctcctgccctgtttatctcagcatttctcatcacaggcaggaaaaggtaatgatgatgcttgtctcatgtctcagctctatctcagctgcattagctagagcgagtctcaaggtcagcccggatccagagcacgtggcatgaactcacattgccacgggacgttatctctgtgagtcctttctggctctctggctttatctgattaaccccctgagttcttgttgagcgcgcccctctttgcatcgcacttatatctgtcttcatgactaacaccttcgtctccaaaaggggaacctttagacctgctttgcacatgtctccaagcactaaaggtaatgtgtgtgaagcatccagtggcaataccagcagcagtAGGCAGCCCACGACACGTGAGTTCCTCATCgcgtccacccagacccccagcaggaagcagcagccggcaagctcggtgtgggcagtctcttcagaacatgccacgcacacagtgtcaccagctgacacgtgtcctgggcactgaccttgttaactcagcagagttagctctactgctcccaaggaggtgatccaagtcccaaagtcttctattcctttcagagcccgaatcacgccctacctccctgaatctcaggcagcatcattagttcagggcccaaagcgccagcctcctctgctggctcctgtgaatgcacaggttcctcgctttccttctttcccacgtcgttcagattccgctggattattaacttcatttccctccagtgcctcagatttccctcacaaaacacaggaagccgttttgtcccctcagctggttcagaggttacggattactcagtgtcatccacgcccatcgcctagcttctcagtgcccaactttgcccgtactgaatttccttcctaacattttggtcaggtggaagaatggccttaaagttggggagcttaatatgcttggcagaaaattacttaattcctcatttggtgtctataggttctcaggccaaggaggtcattcgagaatacggtttgcatgatgcccaagaacgcatgtccttagatggcctccttgtcatgaggaacctggattctaacaaatgtttggtgcagatgaatttcagggagtggctgaACAGCACCTGAagccaggaaaggctccctgcattcagaagagctcccagatgcagaagagctcctactggcccaacattagttgctgttcctgaggtgtaagacaccgattgggcaggaactttggacacaggtatcatctgcgtatacaagagaataggacttctgttgttcaagaaggaactcatgttaacattttgctcatgctcagtcccagggttcgttctgacttgtcttgaccaataaactttaagtacccttgaacagaggacagccttggttgtccatctgtccatttcagctatataacatgacactgtgaaattttctcctatggaaaagggagagagtaattttatggggactgtatgaggctcagaatgcccaatgcatatgctgttccgcatgtatgtaagttcatatgtctggaatgctgtacaataagacaaaaaacaatgtggcatgtatgacggtacaggatttattaagcctaatgggggagacaccctacatctagggagataactccaagagatcataaaaggcagaaagcaggatacaagaactgggagtacatggaaaaacaaagcatgactgagagattttcaacagtggcagaaacgtgtgtaaaagctctaaggatatgttttcccaagtcacttagaaggagaggaagaagatcttgagtgcagagtcagagcagcgaccaacactccatgtggaggatgcatgaagctgccacacgattcacaaggtctaaggaccaagagaatcggggtgaagcaagccgcactccatcaagctggttcacaagctgaacaggcagatgagtaaagcaactttggcgagagcgtgctgcctttcagtacgtttctaagtggatttgttggcaaatggcacgtCAACGTTGTGTGCAGATGACTGTTCTTGGTCAggcaatcagcagcaggaaggctggcagcagctggatccacagctctgtggcaggcagccaggcaggcagcagcaggtgggctggtagcaggttctgtggcagtacacgggtccagagcacactggctggctgcagctggatccacagcaggactgtccacagccactagacccacagcaggtgggctggcagcaggaggccacacaagccggccggcagcacgtggtcctgcagcagctggtttgacagcaggttgggcggcggcaaggctggcagcagctggacccccagcaggtctgtccacagccaatggacccacagcaggagggctggcagcagggagcgcggcagcaggtgggctggcagcaggtggccacacAAGTTGGCCGGCAgtaggtggtcctgcagcaggtggtttgacagcaagttgggcggctgcaagacccacagcaggtgggctggcagcagggggagcagcacgactGGCACATCGTGTTACGATAGAGGGGTctcttgctcgcaggtgagttgttcagattctgATGACTCCTTCTGTTCTGgagctttttatagtccagaacccccaaaatttggaccaatgacaaggactttgcttgttgttgtttatattgttttccatagccactagggaattgtaaaagaggaagactttgttccctcttatgaatttttagcaagtaagtgtttgatgtgtttcttaattgagaataactcacagcaactctttccaggaaaaaggaaggtggtcacctcatcagcatcgttcctgtaatgatcacaatctgatcatgtgatgcagttcccactggccgacggagggtcagagcacttgtccctcgagctttgtcccttggttgtacttagattgggatgtgttcctgcagaggggcaccatgctgatatgttcacagtcacaaactgcatgcacgcccgagtccaagtctgtttccccacagaagcctgattcaggaccactgcacatatctatccatagcatccaccccacctgcgtaccctgttcaaccagaggcacttgggtagagggtgtttggcacaacgtctttcatatggcaaggcagaaccgaagcagttggatagaggcagtgggacagtggcactaagaaagcgtcttgttcaatcctgggtgaacaacagtcctaatgggtccagtactaaggggtttcccaggaagtgggacttgcaactgcagtttgggcagaccagggtgagttggagactctatcccaaacatggagagaaagcaccctcaactgacctcatgtcactgacagtacgttcattgtgccattgtgctgtcttctttcttctctccctctctctctctctctccctctctcttttttcctttccttctctttttatgtctcttgttctttctatgtttctttatctatctccctttctgtctgtctccctcccttccttcctccttccctatgttttgtctccctcctccttctcctccttcaattcctcctccacgtccttctttgaaaagttgtggctgtccaccacactgaagatgcaaatattcgatccgagtggagaaactcttagattacagatggtgtttttaatacgctatgcatatgtcttggatctcagtatgttcaggttaatttctgtctgtcagatccacttctctatacctgagggctcttttcatccaacagcacaaagtcgtgctctgtgtgtgtgccccgctgagaaaaacactcatccagtgcttctggagagttggcctatagagactccagcttccttgttcctcaattaagatcatccccaaatgagtgtctcccatcatttctgatagtgtccctccagggtgagcttcagctgcccactgtgatgctggctcatgaccgcccttcccgctatcacttccccactgcactaccgctatggaccacactccccagacaacgacatgcacttgaacctttcctccagagtaacttctgggaggaagcaaactatgacattagcttcttccgttttaataccttttttgggctgttgagttgttctcctctgttcttgtccccgccgctacaaacgattgaagggtagagacccagtagtgaagcggcatgcaagttttctttaaataccctctaagtgaggaatgggccagggtcgaggttaatgaaggctagtttacttgactacagtcgagattaaggaaaaaagaggaggaaaaggaagctcattgaactgctgcttggcccagggcataatcccttgccaacttctaaagccacactcacctgccgtccagtgcccgcttgagtgtgcatggcaagggaactaagtctccaccacccaggacttgggggagcctgagagccctgcaatcaatgagattgtgtcctcagaacttcctaaacatcaagagaagagattttcgggcaggctactaaggagtatgatcgtattgctgccgttgcgtctgggccacccaggcgatgggaagttgcaagcccaaatcacagctctcagtagcccctccctgcttacttggagtaggacagagagagggacacactggaagaaaggcgagtgcgggcaacctcagagaggcggcactcttaagggcttcggattctgtctctcaaggctttcaagaacgggataaaggtaaacggatggggggttgggtggaggtaggcttgatgtgtgggttcaacttgtctatcttcagtgagggacactatatcctcatccactgtcagtcctccaggaaattctgtatgcgaagcttaacacaatggattgattgatcctgttcctctccaagatactcgttaggtgacccgaaagcactgggaatatatcaactaagactgcttaccgtgccttaagataggtagttggctgactaccagagaacatcttaggaatctcacctcctaactccctggtttttaaaatggaatcttagcctatgatggcgcccctcctgttcctcctgccctgtttatctcagcatttctcatcacaggcaggaaaaggtaatgatgatgcttgtctcatgtctcagctctatctcagctgcattagctagagcgagtctcaaggtcagcccggatccagagcacgtggcatgaactcacattgccacgggacgttatctctgtgagtcctttctggctctctggctttatctgattaaccccctgtgttcttgttgagcgcgcccctctttgcattgcacttatatctgtcttcatgactaacaccttcgtctccaaaaggggaacctttagacctgctttgcacatgtctccaagcactaaaggtaatgtgtgtgaagcatccagtggcaataccagtagcagtaggcagcccaggacacgtgagttcctcctcgCGTCCACCCAGAACCCCAGCAGGAAGGAGCAGCCGGCAAGCTCAGTGTGGGCagtctcttcagaacatgccacgcacacagtgtcaccagctgacacgtgtcctgggcactaaccttgttaactcagcagagttagctctactgctcccaaggagatgatccaagtcccaaagtcttctattcctttcagagcccgaatcacgccctacctccctgaatctcaggcagcatcattagttcagggcccaaagcgccagcctcctctgctggctcctgtgaatgcacaggttcctcgctttccttctttcccacgtcgttcagattccgctggattattaacatcatttccctccagtgcctcagatttccctcacaaaacacaggaagccgttttgtcccctcCGCTGCTTCAGAGTttacggattactcagtgtcatccacgcccatcgcctagcttctcagtgccaAACTTTGCCCatactgaatttccttcctaacattttgatcaggtggaagaatggccttaaagttggggagcgtaatatgcttggcagaaaattacttaattcctcatttggtgtctataggttctcaggccaaggaggtcattcgagaatacggttttcatgatgcccaagaacgcatgtccttagatggcctccttgtcatgaggaacctggattctaacaaatgtttggtacagatgaatttcagggagtggctggacagcacctgaggccaggaaaggctccctgcattcagaagagctcccagatgcagaagagctcctactggcccaacattagttgctgttcctgaggtgtaagacaccgattgggcaggaactttggacacaggtatcatctgcgtatacaagagaataggacttctgttgttcaagaaggaactcatgttaacattttgctcatgctcagtcccagggttcgttctgacttgtcttgaccaataaactttaagtacccttgaacagaggacagccttggttgtccatctgtccatttcagctatataacatgacactgtgaaattttctcctatggaaaagggagagggtaattttatggggactgtatgaggctcagaatgcccaatgcatatgctgttccgcatgtatgtaagttcatatgtctggaatgctgtacaataagacaaaatgtggcatgtatgacggtacaggatttattaagcctaatgggggagacaccctacatctagggagataactccaagagatcataaaaggcagaaagcaggatacaagaactgggagtacatggaaaaacaaagcatgactgagagattttcaacagtggcagaaacgtgtgtaaaagctctaaggatatgttttcccaagtcacttagaaggagaggaagaagatcttgagtgcagagtcagagcagcgaccaacactccatgtggaggatgcatgaagctgccacacgattcacaaggtctaaggaccaagagaatcggggtgaagcacgccgcactccatcaagctggttcacacgctgaacaggcagatgagtaaagcaactttggcgagagcgtgctgcctttcagtacgtttctaagtggatttgttggcaaatggcacgtCAACGTTGTGGAcagatgactgttcttggccgggcaatcagcagcaggaaggctggcagcagctggatccacagctctgtggcaggcagccaggcaggcagcagcaggtgggctggtagcaggttctgtggcagtacacgggtccagagcacactggctggctgcagctggatccacagcaggactgtccacagccactagacccacagcaggagggctggcagcagggggtcacacaagtcggccggcagcaggtggtcctgcagcagttGGTTTGACAGCAGGCTGGGAGgcagcaaggctggcagcagctggacccccagccactagacccacagcaggtgggctggcagcaggaggccacacaagtcggccggcagcacgtggtcctgcagcagctggtttgacagcaggttgggcggtggcaaggctggcagcagctggacccccagcaggtctgtccacagccaatggacccacagcaggagggctggcagcagggagcgcggcagcaggtgggctggcagcaggtggccacacAGGTTGGCcggcagaaggtggtcctgcagcaggtggtttgacagcaagttgggcggctgcaagacccacagcaggtgggctggcagcagggggagcagcatgactggcacatcgtgttacgatagaggggggctcttgctcgcaggtgagttgttcagattctgatgtctccttgtgttctggagctttttatagtccagaacccccaaaatttggaccaatgacaaggactttgcttgttgttgtttatattgttttccatagccactagggaattgtaaaagaggaagactttgttccctcttatgaatttttagcaagtaagtgtttgatgtgtttcttaattgagaataactcacagcaactctttccaggaaaaaggaatgtggtcacctcatcagcatcgttcctgtaatgatcacaatctgatcatgtgatgcagttcccactggccgacggagggtcagagcacttgtccctcgagctttgtcccttggttgtacttagattgggatgtgttcctgcagaggggcaccatgctgatatgttcacagtcacaaactgcatgcacacccgagtccaagtctgtttccccacagaagcctgattcaggactactgcacatatctatccatagcatccaccccacctgcgtaccctgttcaaccagaggcacttgggtagagggtgtttggcacaacgtctttcatatggcaaggcagaaccgaagcagttggatagaggcagtgggacagtggcactaagaaagcgtcttgttcaatcctgggtgaacaacagtcctaatgggtccagtactaaggggtttcccaggaagtgggacttgcaactgcagtttgggcagaccagggtgagttggagactctatcccaaacatggagagaaagcaccctcaactgacctcatgtcactgacagtacgttcattgtgccattgtgctgtcttctttcttctctccctctctctctctctctccctctctcttttttcctttccttctctttttatgtctcttgttctttctatgtttctttatctatctccctttctgtctgtctccctcccttccttcctccttccctatgttttgtctccctcctccttctcctccttcaattcctcctccacgtccttctttgaaaagttgtggctgtccaccacactgaagatgcaaatattcgatccgagtggagaaactcttagattacagatggtgtttttaatacgctatgcatatgtcttggatctcagtatgttcaggttaatttctgtctgtcagatccacttctctatacctgagggctcttttcatccaacagcacaaagtcgtgctctgtgtgtgtgccccgctgagaaaaacactcatccagtgcttctggagagttggcctatagagactccagcttccttgttcctcaattaagatcatccccaaatgagtgtctcccatcatttctgatagtgtccctccagggtgagcttcagctgcccactgtgatgctggctcatgaccgcccttcccgctatcacttccccactgcactaccgctatggaccacactccccagacaacgacatgcacttgaacctttcctccagagtaacttctgggaggaagcaaactatgacattagcttcttccgttttaataccttttttgggctgttgagttgttctcctctgttcttgtctcCGCCGCTACAAacaattgaagggcagagacccagtagtgaaggggcgtgcaagttttctttaaataccctctaagtgaggaatgggccagggtcgaggttaatgaaggctagtttacttgactacagtcgagattaaggaaaaaagaggaggaaaaggaagctcattgaactgctgcttggcccagggcataatcccttgccaacttctaaagccacactcacctgccgtccagtgcccgcttgagtgtgcatggcaagggatctaagtctccaccacccaggacttgggggagcctgagagccctgcaatcaatgagattgtgtcctcagaacttcctaaacatcaagagaagagattttcgggcaggctactaaggagtatgatcgtattgctgccgttgcgtctgggccacccaggcgatgggaagttgcaagcccaaatcacagctctcagtagcccctccctgcttacttggagtaggacagagagagggacacactggaagaaaggcgagtgtgggcaacctcagagaggcggcactcttaagggcttcggattctgtctctcaaggctttcaagaacgggataaaggtaaacggatggggggttgggtggaggtaggcttgatgtgtgggttcaacttgtctatcttcagtgaaggacactatgtcctcatccactgtcagtcctccaggaaattctgtatgtgaagcttaacacaatggattgattgatcctgttcctctccaagatactcgttaggtgacccgaaagcactgggaatatatcaactaagactgcttaccgtgccttaagataggtagttggctgactaccagagaacatcttaggaatctcacctcctaactccctggtttttaaaatggaatcttagcctatgatggcgcccctcctgttcctcctgccctgtttatctcagcatttctcatcacaggcaggaaaaggtaatgatgatgcttgtctcatgtctcagctctatctcagctgcattagctagagcgagtctcaaggtcagcccggatccagagcacgtggcatgaactcacattgccacgggacgttatctctgtgagtcctttctggctctctggctttatctgattaaccccctgtgttcttgttgagcgcgcccctctttgcattg
The sequence above is a segment of the Manis pentadactyla isolate mManPen7 chromosome 4, mManPen7.hap1, whole genome shotgun sequence genome. Coding sequences within it:
- the LOC130683694 gene encoding keratin-associated protein 9-2-like: CCQTTCCRTTFCRPTCVATCCQPTCCRAPCCQPSCCGSIGCGQTCWGSSCCQPCHRPTCCQTSCCRTTCCRPTCVASCCQPTCCGTTCCRPTCVTPCCQPSCCGSSGCGQSCCGSSCSQPVCSGPVYCHRTCYQPTCCCLPGCLPQSCGSSCCQPSCC